Proteins found in one Paenibacillus dendritiformis genomic segment:
- a CDS encoding solute:sodium symporter family transporter, which produces MTYITVITFLLYTGIVAWYSWYKTRSINLNSSDGYFLGGRSLTGVVIAFSLLLTNLSTEQMVGLNGQSYATSMVVMAWEVTSPIALIFMAFVFLPRYLKTGITTIPDFLEQRYDLRTRQIISVLFLLGYAVAYLPTVLYSGALVLDTIFNISDLFGLSDFNIILIVSLAIGITGIAYVVLGGLRACALSDTLNGVGLIVGGLLITFLGLFALGGGSLVEGVNTLLHKEPAKLNSIGDSSSPVPWVTIFAGLLFNNLFYWCTNQAIVQRTLGAKNLKEGQKGVLYAGMFKIFGAFYLVLPGIIAYHLFNNSLSNADLAYPSLVIEVLPTLLSGFFAAVLFGAILSSFNGALNSSLTLFTLDIYKPIFKPDATEQQLVKAGRRFAIALGLVAVIVAPFILYAPSGLYYYLQEMFGFYNIPIIAAVVVGFFSKKVPAIAPKIALCVHVVLYTLSKFFMGTINFLYILSVLFPVCVLVMLLIGKWKPREQDFELFESGKVDLTPWKHAKVFTIVMVLLMVAVYVLFSPWGIAA; this is translated from the coding sequence ATGACCTACATTACTGTCATTACCTTTTTATTGTACACCGGAATTGTCGCCTGGTACTCCTGGTACAAAACGCGCAGCATTAACCTCAACAGCTCGGATGGATATTTTCTCGGCGGACGCAGCTTGACTGGTGTTGTAATCGCTTTCTCTCTTCTGTTGACCAATCTGTCGACGGAGCAAATGGTCGGCTTGAACGGACAAAGCTATGCGACGTCCATGGTCGTCATGGCCTGGGAAGTGACATCCCCGATTGCGCTGATTTTCATGGCGTTTGTGTTTTTGCCCCGTTATTTGAAGACGGGCATTACGACCATCCCGGATTTTCTGGAGCAGCGCTACGATCTGCGGACGCGCCAGATTATTTCCGTTCTCTTTTTGCTGGGGTACGCGGTGGCTTACTTGCCGACGGTCCTGTATTCCGGAGCACTTGTGCTGGATACGATATTCAATATTTCCGACCTGTTCGGCTTGAGTGACTTCAACATCATTTTGATCGTGTCGCTTGCGATTGGAATTACGGGGATTGCTTATGTCGTACTTGGCGGATTGCGCGCATGCGCGCTCTCGGATACGCTGAACGGCGTCGGGCTTATTGTCGGCGGGCTGCTGATTACATTTCTTGGCCTGTTCGCGCTTGGCGGGGGCAGCCTGGTCGAAGGCGTGAACACCTTGCTGCACAAAGAGCCCGCAAAATTAAACTCGATAGGAGACAGTTCCTCTCCCGTGCCATGGGTTACCATCTTCGCAGGGCTGCTGTTCAACAACCTGTTCTACTGGTGTACGAATCAAGCCATCGTCCAGCGTACACTCGGTGCGAAGAACTTGAAGGAAGGACAGAAGGGCGTGCTGTATGCCGGGATGTTCAAAATTTTCGGCGCCTTCTATCTGGTGCTGCCGGGCATCATCGCGTATCATCTGTTCAACAATTCGTTAAGCAATGCCGATCTGGCTTATCCGTCGCTTGTTATTGAAGTGCTGCCGACGCTGCTGTCCGGATTTTTCGCAGCCGTTCTGTTCGGCGCGATCTTAAGCTCCTTTAACGGGGCTTTGAACAGCTCGTTGACCTTGTTTACACTCGATATTTATAAGCCGATATTCAAGCCGGATGCGACGGAGCAACAATTGGTGAAGGCCGGCAGAAGGTTTGCGATTGCGCTGGGCCTCGTTGCCGTTATCGTAGCGCCATTCATTTTGTATGCGCCTTCCGGATTGTATTACTACTTGCAGGAGATGTTCGGGTTTTATAATATCCCGATCATTGCTGCGGTCGTCGTCGGTTTTTTCAGCAAAAAAGTGCCGGCCATCGCACCCAAGATTGCATTGTGCGTACACGTCGTGCTGTACACCTTATCGAAGTTTTTCATGGGCACGATCAATTTCTTGTACATTTTAAGCGTATTATTCCCGGTATGTGTACTCGTCATGCTTCTTATCGGAAAATGGAAGCCGCGCGAGCAGGATTTCGAGCTGTTCGAATCGGGGAAAGTCGATTTGACG
- the iolE gene encoding myo-inosose-2 dehydratase: protein MFAAGSVKIGIAPIGWTNDDMPELGGENTFEQCVSEMALAGYAGTEVGNKYPRDTGALQKALRLRKLEVASAWFSAYLTVKPLEETTAAFVQHRDFLHAMGAKVIVVSEQGHSVQGMMDTPLFERKPVFGEQDWKRLTEGLHVLGELAKDKDMDIVYHHHMGTGVQTEEEIARLMEGTNPELVSLLYDTGHLVFSGEEPLSILNRYMDRIKHVHLKDVRADVARRVREEGLSFLQAVKEGVFTVPGDGCIDFAPLFRALSAAGYRGWMLVEAEQDPAKANPFEYALLARDYIQRQAGV from the coding sequence ATGTTTGCAGCAGGCAGCGTAAAAATAGGGATTGCACCCATCGGCTGGACGAATGACGATATGCCGGAGCTGGGCGGAGAGAATACGTTCGAGCAATGTGTAAGCGAGATGGCGCTCGCAGGATATGCGGGCACGGAGGTCGGCAACAAGTACCCGCGGGATACCGGCGCGCTGCAAAAGGCGCTCCGTCTGCGCAAGCTGGAGGTGGCCAGCGCCTGGTTCAGCGCCTACCTTACCGTTAAGCCGCTGGAAGAGACGACAGCGGCATTTGTTCAACACCGCGACTTCCTGCACGCCATGGGGGCGAAGGTGATTGTCGTATCCGAGCAGGGGCACAGCGTTCAAGGCATGATGGATACCCCGCTGTTCGAGCGCAAGCCGGTGTTCGGAGAGCAAGATTGGAAGCGCTTAACCGAGGGTCTGCATGTGCTTGGCGAGTTGGCTAAGGACAAGGATATGGACATCGTGTACCATCATCATATGGGCACAGGCGTGCAGACGGAAGAGGAGATCGCCCGTCTCATGGAGGGGACGAATCCGGAACTGGTGTCTTTGCTCTACGATACCGGCCATCTTGTGTTCTCGGGCGAAGAGCCGCTGAGCATATTGAACCGCTATATGGACCGGATTAAGCATGTCCATTTGAAGGACGTCCGAGCCGACGTGGCGCGCCGCGTGCGCGAGGAGGGGCTCAGCTTCCTGCAGGCGGTGAAGGAAGGCGTATTTACCGTTCCCGGAGACGGCTGCATCGACTTCGCGCCGCTATTCCGGGCCTTGTCCGCGGCCGGATACCGCGGCTGGATGCTCGTGGAAGCGGAGCAGGACCCCGCCAAAGCGAATCCGTTCGAGTACGCGTTGTTAGCGCGAGACTATATTCAGCGCCAAGCTGGCGTATAA
- the iolD gene encoding 3D-(3,5/4)-trihydroxycyclohexane-1,2-dione acylhydrolase (decyclizing) has protein sequence METIRLTTAQALVKFLDQQYIEFDGEEQRFVKGIFTIFGHGNVLGLGQALEEDCGGLEVYQGRNEQGMAHAAVAFAKQMRRRQICACTSSVGPGAANMVTAAATATANQIPVLLLPGDTFASRQPDPVLQQIEQPHDLTVSTNDAFRPVSKYWDRIMRPEQLMTALLHAMRVLTNPADTGAVTIALPQDVQGEAYDYPASFFAKRMHRIDRRPASEAALEDAVRLMMSKRKPLIICGGGVRYSEAGAELQAFAEALHIPLAETQAGKSAVPGSHPLNLGGVGVTGNGAANAIAKEADLIIGVGTRFTDFTTGSKELFSGPGTDILTVNVSEFHALKLEATPVVADAKAALIALRQRLEAAGYRSGYTTEIEAARAAWSEEWKRLAGIQYAAGAFTPEVSGHLDEALPEYAEALGSCLTQTRVLAALNRLLGDDAVVVGASGSLPGDLQRMWVAEAPHSYHMEYGYSCMGYEISGALGVKMAEPDREVYAFAGDGSYLMLHSELVTSIQEGQKINVLLFDNNGFGCINNLQMGHGMGSFGTEFRARNTSTGKLDGPLVGIDFARSAAGYGVITYTARTLEELEQAVADAKRQTVSTLIDIKVLPKTMTNGYGAWWNVGVAEVSGKPDIARASEERRRFLQQARPY, from the coding sequence ATGGAAACGATTCGCTTGACGACGGCCCAAGCGCTCGTCAAATTTCTCGATCAGCAGTATATCGAGTTTGACGGAGAGGAGCAGCGCTTTGTCAAAGGGATTTTTACGATATTCGGCCATGGCAATGTGCTCGGCTTAGGCCAGGCGCTGGAGGAAGACTGCGGCGGCCTGGAAGTATACCAAGGGCGCAACGAGCAAGGAATGGCCCATGCCGCGGTGGCGTTCGCGAAGCAGATGCGGCGCAGGCAGATCTGTGCCTGCACGTCGTCGGTCGGGCCTGGCGCCGCCAATATGGTGACGGCCGCAGCCACGGCGACGGCCAATCAGATTCCGGTATTGCTGCTGCCGGGGGACACGTTCGCCTCGCGCCAGCCCGATCCGGTGCTGCAGCAGATCGAACAGCCGCATGACCTGACGGTATCGACGAATGACGCGTTCCGTCCGGTCAGCAAATATTGGGACCGCATCATGCGGCCGGAGCAGTTGATGACCGCGCTTCTTCATGCGATGCGCGTACTGACGAATCCGGCCGATACGGGAGCGGTCACGATCGCGCTGCCGCAGGATGTGCAGGGGGAAGCGTATGATTACCCTGCATCGTTTTTCGCGAAGCGCATGCATCGGATAGACCGCCGCCCGGCGTCGGAAGCGGCGCTCGAAGATGCGGTCCGGCTCATGATGAGCAAGCGCAAGCCGCTGATCATCTGCGGGGGCGGCGTTCGTTACTCCGAGGCCGGAGCGGAGCTGCAAGCCTTTGCGGAAGCTTTGCACATTCCGCTGGCAGAGACGCAGGCGGGCAAGAGCGCGGTGCCGGGTTCGCACCCGCTCAATCTCGGCGGCGTCGGGGTAACTGGCAACGGAGCGGCGAACGCGATCGCCAAGGAGGCCGATCTCATTATCGGCGTCGGCACGCGTTTCACCGACTTCACGACCGGCTCGAAGGAGCTGTTCAGCGGCCCCGGCACGGACATCCTGACGGTGAACGTGTCCGAGTTCCATGCGCTCAAGCTGGAGGCGACACCGGTCGTGGCCGATGCGAAGGCCGCGCTGATTGCGCTGCGGCAGCGGCTGGAGGCGGCCGGGTACCGCTCGGGCTATACGACCGAGATTGAAGCGGCGCGCGCCGCCTGGAGCGAGGAGTGGAAGCGCCTGGCCGGCATCCAGTACGCGGCCGGCGCGTTCACGCCCGAAGTCTCGGGGCATTTGGATGAGGCGCTGCCGGAATATGCCGAGGCGCTCGGCAGCTGCCTGACGCAGACCCGGGTGCTGGCGGCATTGAACCGGCTGCTCGGAGACGACGCCGTCGTCGTAGGCGCCTCGGGGAGCTTGCCTGGCGACCTGCAGCGGATGTGGGTGGCCGAAGCGCCCCATTCGTACCATATGGAATACGGATATTCCTGCATGGGCTATGAAATTTCGGGGGCGCTTGGCGTGAAGATGGCGGAGCCGGATCGCGAAGTGTATGCGTTCGCGGGGGATGGAAGCTACCTGATGCTTCACTCCGAGCTCGTCACGAGCATTCAGGAAGGACAAAAGATTAATGTGCTGCTGTTCGACAACAATGGCTTCGGCTGCATTAACAACCTGCAAATGGGACACGGCATGGGCAGCTTCGGAACGGAATTCCGCGCCCGCAATACATCCACCGGCAAGCTGGACGGCCCGCTTGTCGGCATTGATTTCGCCCGCAGCGCCGCAGGCTACGGCGTGATAACCTATACGGCTCGCACGCTGGAGGAGCTGGAGCAGGCCGTCGCGGACGCGAAGCGGCAGACGGTCTCCACGCTCATTGATATCAAAGTGCTGCCGAAGACGATGACGAACGGTTACGGCGCTTGGTGGAACGTCGGCGTCGCAGAAGTGTCCGGGAAGCCGGACATTGCGCGCGCGAGCGAGGAGCGGCGGCGGTTTTTGCAGCAAGCAAGACCTTATTAA
- a CDS encoding Gfo/Idh/MocA family oxidoreductase, protein MGDNRVVSVGLVGLGRLGRQHAENLAYRIPNCRLTAVCSIKAEEVEEAQAQLGVPYGYTDYEDMLRNKELDAIFIASPSSYHCDQIEKALAAGFHVFSEKPLGLYMEEALRVQEAVRSHPNQVFMLGFMRRYDRSYVYAKRKIEAGAIGEPVLIRCYGLDPAQAMPGFLQFAKSNYSGGLFLDMAIHDLDLARWYLGVEAERVWAIGGSHRYTELAQLQDAETGAALVQFAGNKMGVFVAGRNCAHGYHIETEIIGTLGTLRIGTVPEKNQVAIMDDRGVVRECAQGFLERFEQAYLDEAIEFVEAILEGRQPGVRVEDGVLSTALGYACKESYDTGRLVEVCAPAALSGSHDTR, encoded by the coding sequence ATGGGAGACAACAGAGTCGTATCGGTAGGACTCGTCGGCTTGGGGCGGCTCGGACGGCAGCATGCCGAGAACTTGGCGTATCGCATTCCGAACTGCAGACTGACGGCGGTATGCAGCATCAAGGCGGAGGAGGTTGAAGAAGCGCAGGCGCAGTTAGGTGTTCCTTACGGTTATACCGACTATGAGGACATGCTGCGGAATAAGGAGCTGGACGCGATTTTCATCGCTTCGCCGTCCTCCTATCATTGCGATCAGATTGAAAAGGCATTGGCGGCAGGCTTTCACGTCTTCAGCGAAAAGCCGCTCGGACTTTATATGGAAGAAGCGCTTCGCGTGCAGGAGGCGGTGCGCAGCCATCCGAATCAGGTATTCATGCTCGGCTTTATGCGGAGATATGATCGCTCCTACGTCTATGCCAAGCGGAAAATCGAAGCGGGAGCGATCGGCGAGCCCGTGCTGATTCGCTGTTATGGGCTCGATCCGGCCCAAGCGATGCCCGGTTTTTTGCAGTTCGCCAAGAGCAACTACAGCGGAGGCTTGTTCCTCGATATGGCGATACACGACCTGGATTTGGCGCGGTGGTATTTGGGCGTGGAAGCGGAGCGGGTATGGGCCATCGGCGGCTCTCACCGCTATACGGAGCTGGCGCAGCTGCAAGACGCTGAGACGGGCGCGGCCCTGGTCCAATTTGCCGGGAATAAAATGGGGGTATTCGTAGCGGGACGCAATTGCGCGCATGGCTATCATATCGAGACGGAGATTATCGGGACGCTCGGAACGCTGCGCATTGGAACCGTCCCCGAGAAAAATCAGGTGGCGATCATGGACGACCGCGGCGTGGTGCGCGAATGTGCGCAAGGCTTCCTGGAGCGGTTCGAGCAGGCTTATTTGGATGAGGCGATTGAATTTGTGGAGGCCATTCTTGAGGGAAGACAACCGGGAGTCAGGGTGGAAGACGGGGTGCTGTCGACCGCGCTTGGGTATGCATGCAAGGAATCGTATGACACCGGCCGATTGGTTGAGGTGTGTGCGCCTGCAGCCTTAAGCGGCTCGCACGATACGAGGTAG